The following is a genomic window from Bacteroidia bacterium.
TCCCGCAACGCGCTTCGACGCGTATCTCGGCATCGACGGCGGATCCACATCCACAAAGGGTGTTCTTATCGACAGGCAGAGACGGGTGGCGTTCAAGGCCTATCGTCTGTCCGGCGGCAATCCTATAGAAGACAGCAGGGAGATTATCACCGCGCTTCGCTCGCAGGTTGAGGAGCAGGGCTCCTCACTGCGCATTCTCGGTGTGGGCACTACCGGGTACGCCAAGGATATCCTCAAGGATTCCTTCGGAGCCGACGTCGCCCTCGTTGAAACCGTGGCGCATACACAGGCCGCCAGACACTTCTATCCGGATGCGGACGTGATCTGCGATGTCGGAGGTCAGGACATCAAACTCATTCTGCTTCATGAAGGTCGCGTTGTTGATTTCAAGTTGAATACGCAGTGCTCGGCAGGGAATGGCTACTTCCTCCAAAGCACGGCGGAAAGTTTCGGCTTCGATGTGGATGACTTCGCGGAGGCCGCTTTTCGCGCTACGCAGGTTCCGGAATTCGGCTTCGGCTGCGCGGTGTTTCTGCAATCGGATATCGTGGACTTTCAGCGCCAGGGTTGGAGCCGCGAAGAGATCATGGCGGGTCTCGCAAAGGTGCTGCCGAAAAATATCTGGCTCTACGTATCACAGATCACGAATCTCGAGATGCTCGGGGGCACCTTCGTTCTGCAGGGCGGTACGCAACGAAATCTTGCAGCCGTCAAAGCGCAGGTGGACTTCATCAGGAAGAAGTTTCATTCTCTCGATCCCACGATCATCGTCCATGAACACACGGGCGAGGCCGGTGCCATCGGCGCGGCGCTTGAATCCGCGCGTCTGCACGCGTCCGGAAGGGAAACGACGTTCATCGGTTTGGATGCGGCCGAGTATATTCGCTTCACCTCGAGACGGGATGAATCTACACGCTGTAACTTTTGCAAAAACAATTGCTTACGCACATTTATTGATGTTGATACCGCCGACAGCGATGAAACGCGCCGACTTATCATCGCCACGTGTGAAAAGGGAAGTGTCGAGGAAGCGGATGAGATGCGAACCATTGCACGCGACCTTTCCCGCATCCGCAAACAATTCCCGAATTATGCCGACGTAGCCGCAAGACTGGCATTTACCTCCTTCGTTCAGACGAATGAAACCGCATCCCGCATCGGAACCCCCGGCGGAAAAAGCAGAGGAGAAATCCGTATCGGCATTCCGCGCGCCTTGAATCTGTACGCGCATGCCCCATTTTTCACAGCCTATTTTCAGACACTCGGCATTGCCTTCGAGAATATCGTTTTCTCGTCGCCCACCACAGACAGTCTGTATCGTGAAGGGAGCCGGCGAGGAGCCATCGATCCCTGCTTCCCGAGCAAACTGGCTCTTTCGCACGTGCACAACCTGCTCAATACGCATCATGCGCGCAGACCTCTCGACGCCGTCTTTTTTCCGATGGTAGACGACATGCCAAGCGATCTGCACGGTACCCAGGCGTCGAAGGCCTGTCCGACCATCACCGGCACGGTCGAGTCGGTAGAAGCCGCTTTTACCAAGGAATCGGACGTATTTGCCGAACTTGGTCTTCCGTATGTGCATCCTTTCCTGAATCTGGCGGATCACCGGCTTGCGGAGCGGCAGCTTTTCGACGGATTGCGTCCTTTTCTGGCTCCGGGAGTGGAGGAGCACGGCGCAGCGATGCGTGCGGGCTATATGGCGCTGAATCACTTTCACGATGCGCTGCGCAGCCAGGCGCGTGATACCCTGCTTGAACTGGAAGAGGAAAAACGTATCGGCATCGTCTTGCTCGGCCGGCCGTATCACAACGATCCCGGCATCAATCATGGCATCCCGGCCGAATTTCAGAAACTCGGCTACCCAGTGTTCACGCAGGATGCCTTGCCGACGGACGATGAAACTCTGCAACGCGTATTCGGCGACGATATGGCGCAGGGACGCATTCCGCATCCGATGAGTATCGACGACGTCTGGAAAAACAGCTACAGTGAAAACACGAACCGCAAGGTGTGGGCCGCGAAATTCGTGGCGCGCCATCCCAATCTCGTCGCGCTGGAATTATCAAGCTTCAAATGTGGTCACGATGGTCCCATCTATGCTGTCGTGCAGGAAATCATCGAGTGCTCGGGAACCCCGTATTTTTCCTT
Proteins encoded in this region:
- a CDS encoding acyl-CoA dehydratase activase-related protein; the protein is MSHERPRYLIGLDVGSTTVKAVVAHTEDGSVIWKDYQRHETRQAEKVLEFLLRIESEFGDAPGQCSVYITGSGGKTLAPVIGARFVQEVTAVALAAERRCPRAGSAIELGGQDAKILIFQRDAESGRSKKIASMNDKCAGGTGAVIDKINAKLRLSPSDLSMLRYEGVRVHPVAGKCGVFAETDINSLQKQGVPPQELMASLFESIVQQNLSVLTRGNTLLPDVLLLGGPNTFIPGLVECWQHNIPPIWEERGVSLPPGTTPSDLIYVPPDAQYFAALGCVEHALRSDDHDSFLGSSALREFITADRGALKREKAGAPLCADTAELEEFRRHYTRPDFAPAVLHPATRFDAYLGIDGGSTSTKGVLIDRQRRVAFKAYRLSGGNPIEDSREIITALRSQVEEQGSSLRILGVGTTGYAKDILKDSFGADVALVETVAHTQAARHFYPDADVICDVGGQDIKLILLHEGRVVDFKLNTQCSAGNGYFLQSTAESFGFDVDDFAEAAFRATQVPEFGFGCAVFLQSDIVDFQRQGWSREEIMAGLAKVLPKNIWLYVSQITNLEMLGGTFVLQGGTQRNLAAVKAQVDFIRKKFHSLDPTIIVHEHTGEAGAIGAALESARLHASGRETTFIGLDAAEYIRFTSRRDESTRCNFCKNNCLRTFIDVDTADSDETRRLIIATCEKGSVEEADEMRTIARDLSRIRKQFPNYADVAARLAFTSFVQTNETASRIGTPGGKSRGEIRIGIPRALNLYAHAPFFTAYFQTLGIAFENIVFSSPTTDSLYREGSRRGAIDPCFPSKLALSHVHNLLNTHHARRPLDAVFFPMVDDMPSDLHGTQASKACPTITGTVESVEAAFTKESDVFAELGLPYVHPFLNLADHRLAERQLFDGLRPFLAPGVEEHGAAMRAGYMALNHFHDALRSQARDTLLELEEEKRIGIVLLGRPYHNDPGINHGIPAEFQKLGYPVFTQDALPTDDETLQRVFGDDMAQGRIPHPMSIDDVWKNSYSENTNRKVWAAKFVARHPNLVALELSSFKCGHDGPIYAVVQEIIECSGTPYFSFKDIDENRPSGSIRIRVETIGYFLKRYRETLENKIHLQAELQAELRSYEARLLAALGAAPAAHPHFAQPARPDLIPIEIHRKPLE